One window from the genome of Hippoglossus hippoglossus isolate fHipHip1 chromosome 6, fHipHip1.pri, whole genome shotgun sequence encodes:
- the bet1l gene encoding BET1-like protein, giving the protein MADWNRGHGAVDDMLDAENKRMAENLVTKVSRLKSLAYDIDREADDQNEYLDNMDSNFLSATGLLSGSVKRFSTMVRSSRDNRRILCYVSVGLVLVFFLLYYLISRIQR; this is encoded by the exons ATGGCGGACTGGAACAGAG gtcatGGCGCTGTTGACGACATGCTCGATGCTGAGAACAAGCGAATGGCTGAGAACCTGGTCACCAAGGTCTCCAGACTAAAATCT ctGGCGTATGACATCGACAGAGAAGCTGATGATCAGAACGAGTACTTGGACAACATG GACTCAAACTTCCTGAGTGCAACGGGCCTGCTGAGCGGCAGCGTAAAGCGTTTCTCCACCATGGTCCGATCCAGCAGAGACAATCGTCGCATCCTCTGCTACGTTTCTGTGGGACTGGTCCTGGTCTTCTTCCTGCTCTACTACCTGATCTCCAGGATCCAACGCTGA